From a single Brassica oleracea var. oleracea cultivar TO1000 chromosome C5, BOL, whole genome shotgun sequence genomic region:
- the LOC106294641 gene encoding serine/threonine-protein kinase TOR isoform X2, translated as MSSSSQSFSAGRPSPLASPSQSHRFCGPSATSSGGGSLDTLNRVIADLCSHGNPKEGASLAFRKHVEEAVRDLSGEASSRFMEQLYDRIATLIESSNEAENMGGLRAIDELTEIGFGENATNVSRFAGFMRTVLSKRDPQILVLASRVLGHLARAGGVMTSDEVEFQMKTAFDWLHGDRVEYRRFAAVLILKEMAENASTVFNVHVPQFVDAIWVALRDPQLHVRERAVEALRACLRVIEKRETRWRVQWYYRMFEATQDGLGRNAPVHSIHGSLLAVGELLRNTGEFMMSRYREVAEIVLRYLEHRDRLVRLSITSLLPRIAHFLRDRFVTNYLTICMNHILTVLKIPAERASGFIALGEMAGALDGELIHYLPTIMSHLREAIAPRKGRPLLEAVACVGNIAKAMGSTVENHVRDLLDAMFSSGLSSTLVDALDQITISIPLLLPTVQDRLLDCISLVLLRSQYSQTKPPVTLVRSSTVSMAPQSTDLSSSAQVQLALQTLARFNFKGHDLLEFARESVVIYLDDGDATTRKDAALCCCRLIADSLSGIAQFGSSRSTRAGGRRMRLVEEIVEKLLRTAVADADVNVRKSIFVALYGNQCFDDYLAQADSLTAIFASLNDEDLDVREYAISVAGRLSEKNPAYVLPALRRHLIQLLTYLEQSADNKCREESAKLLGCLVRNCERLILPYVAPVQKALVARLSEGTGVNANNNIVTGVLVTVGDLARVGGLAMRQYIPELMPLIVEALMDGAAVAKREVAVSTLGQVVQSTGYVVTPYKEYPLLLGLLLKLLKGDLVWSTRREVLKVLGIMGALDPHVHKRNQQSLSGSHGEVPRGTGDTGQPIPSIDELPVELRPSFATSEDYYSTVAINSLMRILRDPSLLSYHKRVVRSLMIIFKSMGLGCVPYLPKVLPELFHTVRTSDENLKDFITWGLGTLVSIVRQHIRKYLPELLSLVSELWSSFTLPGPVRPSRGLPVLHLLEHLCLALNDEFRTYLPVILPCFIQVLGDAERCNDYICVPDILHTLEVFGGTLDEHMHLLLPALIRLFKVDAPVAIRRDAIKTLTRVIPCVQVTGHISALVHHLKLVLDGKNDELRKDAVDALCCLAHALGEDFTIFIESIHKLLLKHRLRHKEFEEIYARSRRREPLIVATTATQQLSRRLPVEVIRDPVIENEIDPFEEGNDKNHQVNDGRLRTAGEASQRSTKEDWEEWMRHFSIELLKESPSPALRTCAKLAQLQPFVGRELFAAGFVSCWAQLNEASQTQLVRSLEMAFSSPNIPPEILATLLNLAEFMEHDEKPLPIDIRLLGALAEKCRVFAKALHYKEMEFEGPRSRRMDANPVAVVEALIHINNQLHQHEAAVGILTYAQQHLDVQLKESWYEKLQRWDDALKAYTLKASQTSNPHLVLEATLGKMRCLAALARWEELNNLCKEYWSPAEPSARLEMAPMAANAAWNMGEWDQMAEYVSRLDDGDETKLRGLASPSSSGDGSSNGTFFRAVLLVRRAKYDEAREYVERARKCLATELAALVLESYERAYSNMVRVQQLSELEEVIEYYTLPVGNNIAEERRALIRSMWTQRIQGSKRNVEVWQSLLAVRALVLPPTEDVETWLKFASLCRKSGRISQAKSTLLKLLPFDPEVSPEDMQYHGPPQVMLGYLKYQWSLGEERKRKEAFAKLQILTRELSSVPHSQSDLMASMVSSKGANVPLLARVNLKLGTWQWALSPGLNDGSIQEILDAFSKSTIYAPKWAKAWHTWALFNTAVMSHYISKGQIASQFVAAAVTGYFHSIACAANAKGVDDSLQDILRLLTLWFNHGATADVQTALKRGFSHVSIDTWLVVLPQIIARIHSNNRAVRELIQSLLIRIGENHPQALMYPLLVACKSISNLRRAAAQEVVDQVRQHSGALVDQAQLVSHELIRVAILWHEMWHEALEEASRLYFGEHNIEGMLKVLEPLHEMLEEGARKDNVTIQERAFIEAYRHELLEAYECCINYKRTGKDAELTQAWDLYYHVFKRIDKQLASLTTLDLESVSPELLLCRDLELAVPGTYRADAPVVTIASFSRQLLVITSKQRPRKLTIHGNDGEDYAFLLKGHEDLRQDERVMQLFGLVNTLLENSRKTAEKDLSIQRYSVIPLSPNSGLIGWVPNCDTLHHLIREYRDIILNQEHKHMLSFAPNYDNQPLIAKIEVFEYALENTEGNDLSRVLWLKSRSSEVWLERRTNYTRSLAVMSMVGYILGLGDRHPSNLMLDRYSGKILHIDFGDCFEASMNREKFPEKVPFRLTRMLVKAMEVSGIEGNFRSTCENVMQVLRTNKDSVMAMMEAFVHDPLINWRLFNFNEVPQLALLGNNNPNGPANVEPEEVDEDPADVDLPQPQRSTREKEILQAVNMLGDANEVLNERAVVVMARMSHKLTGRDFSTSAVPSNPIADHNNLLGGDSHEVEHGLSVKVQVQKLIDQATSHENLCQNYVGWCPFW; from the exons ATGTCTTCCTCGTCGCAATCCTTTTCGGCTGGACGGCCTTCACCCCTCGCTTCTCCGTCGCAATCTCACCGCTTTTGTGGGCCTTCAGCTACATCTTCTGGTGGCGGAAGCTTGGACACTTTGAACCGTGTCATTGCTGACCTTTGCAGCCATGGTAATCCCAAG GAGGGAGCTTCTTTAGCGTTTAGGAAACATGTGGAGGAAGCAGTTCGTGATCTTAGCGGTGAAGCTTCCTCTAGGTTCATGGAGCAATTATATGACAGGATTGCTACTTTAATTGAGAGCTCGAATGAGGCTGAAAACATGGGTGGACTTAGAGCCATCGATGAGTTGACAGAGATTGGTTTTGGTGAGAATGCTACAAATGTTTCCCGCTTTGCGGGTTTTATGAGGACGGTGTTGTCCAAGCGTGACCCTCAAATCTTGGTGCTTGCTAGTAGAGTTTTGGGGCACCTTGCTCGAGCTGGTGGAGTCATGACTTCTGATGAAGTCGAGTTTCAG ATGAAAACTGCGTTTGATTGGCTTCACGGAGACAGGGTGGAATATCGTCGTTTCGCCGCTGTTCTAATTTTGAAG GAGATGGCAGAAAATGCATCCACTGTCTTTAATGTTCATGTCCCTCAATTTGTGGATGCGATCTGGGTTGCACTAAGGGATCCCCAGTTGCATGTACGCGAGCGAGCTGTTGAAGCTTTACGTGCTTGCCTTCGCGTTATCGAGAAAAGGGAGACTCGATGGCGTGTACAGTG GTACTATCGAATGTTTGAAGCTACACAGGATGGGTTGGGCAGAAATGCTCCGGTCCATAGTATTCATGGTTCCTTACTTGCTGTGGGGGAGCTATTGAG GAATACTGGTGAGTTCATGATGTCTAGGTACCGAGAAGTTGCTGAAATTGTCCTTAGATACCTTGAACATCGTGATCGCCTTGTTCGTCTTAGCATCACCTCGTTGCTGCCTCGAATTGCTCATTTTCTCCGTGACCGCTTTGTTACAAACTATTTAACG ATATGTATGAATCATATTCTTACTGTGTTAAAAATACCGGCTGAACGTGCTAGTGGATTCATCGCCCTTGGGGAAATGGCTGGTGCTTTGGATGGTGAGCTTATCCACTATTTGCCGACTATTATGTCTCATCTGCGGGAGGCG ATTGCTCCACGTAAAGGTAGACCTTTGCTTGAAGCTGTGGCTTGTGTTGGTAACATCGCGAAGGCAATGGGATCCACAGTGGAAAATCATGTTCGAGATCTTCTAGATGCTATGTTTTCTTCTGGTCTCTCTTCTACGCTTGTTGACGCTCTTGATCAGATAACCATTAG CATTCCTTTGTTGCTGCCGACGGTACAAGATCGGCTTCTAGATTGCATTTCATTGGTTCTTTTAAGATCTCAATATTCTCAAACAAAGCCTCCTGTTACCCTGGTTCGAAGTAGTACAGTTAGCATGGCACCACAGTCTACTGATCTTAGTAGTTCAGCCCAAGTTCAGCTAGCCCTGCAGACTCTTGCTCGTTTCAATTTCAAG GGGCATGATCTTCTTGAATTCGCTAGGGAGTCGGTTGTTATTTATTTGGATGATGGGGATGCAACCACAAGAAAAGATGCTGCTTTGTGCTGTTGTAGACTAATTGCAGATTCCTTATCGGGGATCGCGCAGTTTGGCTCAAGCAGGTCAACTCGAGCTGGAGGAAGACGAATGCGCCTTGTGGAAGAG ATTGTGGAAAAGCTTCTCAGGACAGCTGTTGCAGATGCTGATGTAAATGTTCGCAAGTCTATATTCGTTGCTTTGTATGGCAACCAATGTTTCGATGATTATCTAGCACAGGCTGATAGTTTGACTGCCATTTTCGCTTCATTAAATGATGAG GACCTTGATGTACGAGAATATGCCATCTCAGTTGCTGGGAGGTTATCCGAAAAAAACCCAGCATACGTTCTTCCAGCACTTCGTCGCCATCTTATACAACTGTTAACCTACCTTGAGCAGAG TGCAGATAACAAGTGCAGAGAAGAGAGTGCTAAGCTCCTCGGTTGTTTAGTTCGAAATTGTGAACGGCTCATTCTTCCATATGTAGCTCCTGTGCAAAAG GCACTTGTTGCAAGACTTAGTGAAGGAACTGGAGTGAATGCTAACAATAATATTGTCACTGGAGTTCTCGTAACTGTTGGGGATCTTGCAAGAGTG GGTGGCTTGGCAATGAGACAATATATTCCGGAGCTAATGCCTTTGATTGTTGAAGCTTTAATGGATGGAGCTGCTGTAGCAAAACGTGAGGTGGCTGTTTCCACCCTTGGTCAAGTCGTTCAAAGTACAGG GTATGTTGTGACTCCATACAAGGAATACCCGTTGTTGCTTGGCTTACTCTTGAAATTGCTTAAGGGTGACTTAGTGTGGTCTACCAGACGAGAAGTGCTCAAG GTTCTTGGAATTATGGGCGCTTTGGATCCTCATGTGCATAAACGTAACCAGCAAAGTTTATCAGGATCACATGGTGAAGTTCCTCGGGGTACTGGTGATACAGGTCAACCTATTCCATCGATTGATGAGTTACCTGTGGAACTCCGGCCATCATTTGCTACATCTGAGGATTATTACTCTACG GTTGCTATCAACTCGCTTATGCGAATTCTTAGAGATCCATCACTTCTTAGTTACCACAAAAGGGTTGTTAGATCTCTGATGATCATTTTTAAG TCAATGGGATTGGGATGCGTGCCTTATTTGCCAAAG GTTTTACCTGAGCTTTTTCACACTGTCCGCACTTCTGATGAGAACTTAAAGGACTTCATTACATGGGGTCTTGGGACTCTTGTTTCCATCGTGCGCCAG CACATACGAAAGTATCTGCCAGAGTTGCTCTCACTAGTCTCTGAACTATGGTCATCCTTCACCTTGCCAGGTCCCGTACGCCCCTCTCGTGGTCTTCCG GTTCTGCATCTACTGGAACATCTTTGCTTGGCACTTAATGATGAATTCAGAACTTATCTTCCAGTCATCCTTCCATGTTTCATCCAAGTATTAGGTGATGCGGAGCGGTGTAATGATTATATCTGTGTTCCTGATATTCTCCACACACTCGAAGTGTTTGGCG GTACACTTGATGAGCACATGCATTTACTCCTTCCTGCCCTTATTCGATTGTTTAAAGTAGATGCTCCTGTAGCTATAAGACGCGATGCCATCAAAACTTTGACAAGAGTGATCCCGTGTGTTCAG GTTACTGGTCACATCTCCGCTCTTGTGCATCACTTGAAGCTAGTATTAGATGG GAAGAATGATGAGTTGCGGAAAGATGCTGTCGATGCACTATGCTGTTTGGCTCATGCTCTTGGAGAGGACTTCACCATATTCATTGAATCAATTCACAAGCTTTTGTTGAAGCATCGCTTGCGG CATAAAGAGTTTGAGGAAATTTATGCTCGATCCCGGAGACGTGAACCATTGATTGTAGCTACAACAGCCACTCAACAGTTAAGTAGGCGACTGCCAGTCGAGGTTATCAGGGATCCTGTAATTGAGAATGAGATCGATCCTTTTGAAGAAGGAAACGACAAAAACCATCAG GTTAATGATGGTAGACTACGGACAGCTGGAGAAGCTTCGCAACGCAGTACCAAGGAAGACTGGGAAGAATGGATGAGACATTTTAGTATTGAATTACTTAAAGAGTCTCCCTCTCCAGCATTGAGAACTTGTGCAAAACTTGCTCAGTTGCAG CCTTTTGTCGGGAGAGAATTGTTTGCCGCTGGCTTTGTCAGTTGCTGGGCACAGCTGAATGAAGCTAGCCAAACGCAGTTAGTTAGGAGCTTGGAGATGGCTTTTTCATCTCCAAATATCCCTCCTGAGATTTTGGCGACACTACTTAATTTG GCAGAGTTTATGGAACATGATGAAAAGCCTCTTCCCATTGATATTCGTCTCCTGGGGGCTCTGGCTGAAAAG TGCCGTGTTTTTGCCAAAGCTTTGCACTATAAAGAGATGGAATTTGAGGGTCCACGGTCCAGAAGGATGGATGCCAACCCAGTTGCGGTTGTTGAGGCACTTATACACATAAATAATCAGCTACACCAGCATGAG GCTGCTGTCGGCATACTGACCTATGCTCAACAACATCTTGATGTGCAATTAAAAGAATCATG GTATGAGAAGCTGCAGCGATGGGACGATGCACTCAAGGCGTACACTTTGAAAGCATCTCAAACATCTAATCCCCATCTTGTATTAGAAGCCACATTAG GAAAAATGAGATGTCTCGCTGCACTTGCACGATGGGAAGAGCTAAATAATCTCTGCAAGGAGTACTGGAGTCCAGCTGAGCCATCTGCACGTCTGGAAATGGCACCAATG GCTGCCAATGCTGCGTGGAATATGGGAGAGTGGGATCAAATGGCGGAATATGTGTCTCGGTTAGATGATGGCGATGAAACAAAGCTTAGGGGTTTAGCAAGCCCTTCTTCTAGTGGCGATGGAAGCAGTAATGGCACATTCTTCAGGGCTGTTTTGTTAGTTCGGAGGGCGAAG TATGATGAGGCGCGGGAATATGTTGAAAGAGCTAGAAAATGTCTTGCGACAGAACTTGCAGCGCTG GTTTTGGAGAGCTACGAGCGTGCTTACAGCAATATGGTTCGAGTCCAGCAGCTGTCAGAACTAGAAGAG GTTATTGAATATTATACGCTACCTGTGGGAAATAATATTGCTGAAGAACGGAGAGCCCTCATTCGTAGTATGTGGACTCAGCGGATTCAGGGATCTAAGCGTAATGTAGAG GTGTGGCAATCACTTTTGGCTGTTCGAGCACTTGTGCTACCTCCTACAGAAGATGTTGAAACTTGGCTCAAGTTTGCCTCGCTTTGTCGAAAAAGTGGGAGGATCAGCCAGGCAAAGTCTACTCTACTCAAACTCTTGCCG TTTGATCCAGAAGTATCACCAGAAGACATGCAATATCACGGACCTCCACAAGTGATGCTTGGATATTTAAAATACCAATGGTCACTTGGAGAGGAACGCAAGCGCAAAGAGGCGTTTGCCAAGCTGCAA ATTCTGACGAGGGAACTCTCAAGTGTGCCACATTCTCAGTCTGACTTGATGGCTAGTATGGTATCTAGCAAGGGAGCAAATGTTCCACTTCTTGCACGTGTAAATCTCAAATTGGGAACATGGCAGTGGGCACTTTCTCCCGGATTGAATGATGGGTCTATTCAAG AAATTCTTGATGCCTTTAGCAAATCTACCATCTATGCTCCTAAATGGGCTAAGGCATGGCACACATGGGCGTTATTCAATACGGCAGTGATGTCTCATTACATATCAAAAGGTCAAATTGCTTCTCAGTTTGTTGCTGCTGCAGTCACTGGATACTTCCATTCTATAGCATGTGCAGCGAATGCCAAAGGAGTTGATGATAGTTTACAG GATATACTGCGTCTTCTCACGTTATGGTTCAACCATGGAGCTACGGCTGATGTCCAGACAGCATTGAAGAGAGGATTCAGTCATGTCAGCATTGACACATGGCTTGTTGTGTTGCCTCAAATAATTGCTAGGATACATTCAAATAACCGTGCTGTCAGGGAACTGATACAGTCTCTTCTCATCCGCATAGGAGAAAACCACCCACAG GCTCTTATGTATCCCCTTCTCGTTGCATGTAAATCAATAAGCAATCTGCGGAGAGCTGCAGCTCAAGAGGTGGTTGATCAAGTTCGCCAGCACAGTGGCGCCCTTGTGGATCAG GCACAACTTGTATCACATGAACTTATCAGGGTTGCTATACTCTGGCATGAAATGTGGCATGAAGCACTAGAAGAAGCTAGTCGCTTGTATTTTGGAGAACATAACATTGAAGGAATGCTGAAAGTACTTGAGCCATTACATGAGATGCTTGAAGAAGGTGCAAGAAAGGACAATGTGACCATACAAGAGAGAGCATTTATAGAG GCATACCGTCACGAACTACTAGAGGCATATGAATGTTGTATCAATTACAAGAGAACTGGAAAAGATGCTGAACTTACACAG GCTTGGGATCTTTACTATCACGTTTTCAAACGGATTGACAAACAGCTTGCCAGTCTCACGACATTGGATTTGGAA TCTGTGTCTCCTGAATTGCTGCTATGTCGTGACTTGGAGCTAGCTGTTCCTGGAACATACCGTGCGG ATGCCCCCGTTGTGACGATAGCATCGTTTTCTCGTCAACTTCTTGTCATAACATCTAAACAACGACCACGGAAATTGACTATTCACGGAAATGACGGTGAGGACTATGCCTTTTTGTTAAAGGGACATGAAGATCTAAGGCAAGATGAGCGGGTTATGCAG CTTTTTGGTTTGGTGAACACTTTGCTCGAGAATTCCAGAAAAACAGCAGAAAAAGATCTGTCCATCCAACGGTATTCTGTAATACCATTATCTCCCAATAGTGGACTCATTGGATGGGTTCCAAACTGCGATACCCTTCACCATCTTATTCGAGAATACAGAGAT ATCATTCTTAATCAAGAGCACAAACATATGTTGAGTTTTGCTCCAAACTACGACAATCAACCGCTCATAGCAAAGATTGAAGTATTTGAGTACGCTCTAGAAAACACAGAGGGAAATGATCTGTCCAGG GTTCTCTGGTTAAAAAGTCGCTCGTCAGAGGTATGGCTGGAGAGAAGAACCAACTATACTAGAAGTTTAGCCGTTATGAGTATG GTTGGTTATATTCTTGGGTTAGGTGATCGACACCCAAGTAACCTTATGCTAGATAGATACAG TGGGAAAATCTTGCATATTGATTTCGGAGATTGTTTTGAGGCGTCTATGAATAGAGAGAAGTTTCCTGAAAAG GTTCCGTTCCGTCTGACAAGAATGCTTGTCAAAGCAATGGAAGTAAGTGGCATCGAAGGAAACTTCCGGTCGACATGCGAAAATGTTATGCAAGTTCTCAGAACCAACAAAGACAGTGTAATGGCAATGATGGAGGCGTTTGTGCACGATCCTTTAATCAATTGGCGTCTTTTTAATTTCAATGAAGTCCCTCAACTAGCCCTACTCGGTAACAACAATCCCAATGGTCCTGCTAATGTTGAACCTGAGGAAGTAGATGAAGATCCCGCTGATGTAGACCTTCCTCAGCCTCAAAGGAGTACTCGAGAGAAGGAAATTCTTCAG GCTGTGAATATGCTTGGAGATGCAAATGAGGTATTGAACGAGCGTGCAGTTGTTGTCATGGCTCGTATGAGTCATAAGCTTACGGGCCGTGATTTCTCTACGTCTGCGGTTCCAAGCAATCCCATTGCTGATCACAATAACTTGCTCGGGGGAGATTCTCATGAAGTCGAACATGGTTTGTCTGTGAAAGTTCAGGTTCAAAAGCTAATTGATCAAGCCACTTCCCATGAAAATCTCTGTCAAAATTATGTTGG GTGGTGCCCTTTCTGGTGA